Proteins co-encoded in one Bacillus infantis NRRL B-14911 genomic window:
- the xylE gene encoding D-xylose transporter XylE yields the protein MTKQHNGSLYIFSITLVATLGGLLFGYDTAVISGAEKSIQTYLVDSLGLSSFIHGATISSALIGCIIGGIISGYFSSAFGRKKSLIIAAVLFLLSALGSAYPEFLFFSAGEPTIGLLLTFNLYRIIGGIGVGLASAIVPMYIGEIAPAAIRGRLVSFNQFAIIFGMLVVYFVNWGIARGQSVEWINETGWRYMFLSEAIPALLFFVFLFFVPETPRYLSLKNQDESALRILSKINGPASAKQILSEIKSSMNATAEKMSTFAFGKKVIVIGILLSVFQQFVGINVALYYAPRIFESMGAAKDASMLQTIVMGLVNVIFTVIAIMTVDKWGRKPLLIIGSIGMAIGMFGVAGLAFANIIGISTLLFIIVYTASFMMSWGPICWVLISEIFPNRIRGQAVAIAVAAQWGANYLVSSTYPMMMEFSGGMTYGIYGLMSVLSAIFVWKYVPETKGKSLEQMESLWKAPAETKRSKAM from the coding sequence ATGACGAAACAGCACAATGGTTCGCTTTACATCTTCTCTATCACACTCGTTGCCACTCTCGGCGGCCTGCTCTTTGGCTATGATACAGCTGTCATATCAGGGGCTGAAAAATCAATCCAAACCTATCTGGTGGACAGCCTGGGCTTAAGCTCGTTTATTCATGGAGCCACCATCTCCAGCGCTCTGATCGGATGCATCATCGGCGGCATCATTTCCGGTTATTTTTCTTCTGCATTTGGCCGAAAAAAATCGCTGATCATTGCGGCCGTATTATTCCTTTTATCAGCACTTGGCTCTGCTTACCCTGAGTTTCTGTTCTTCTCAGCGGGTGAACCTACTATCGGCCTTCTGCTGACATTCAATCTTTATCGCATCATCGGCGGCATCGGGGTCGGACTCGCTTCCGCCATTGTGCCAATGTACATAGGGGAAATCGCCCCGGCAGCCATCAGGGGCCGGCTGGTTTCTTTCAATCAATTTGCCATCATCTTCGGCATGCTGGTCGTTTATTTTGTCAATTGGGGAATCGCACGCGGGCAATCAGTGGAATGGATCAATGAAACCGGCTGGAGGTATATGTTCCTGTCTGAAGCCATCCCGGCCCTGCTGTTTTTCGTTTTCCTTTTCTTCGTGCCGGAGACGCCCCGCTATCTGTCTCTGAAGAATCAGGACGAAAGCGCACTGAGGATTCTCTCGAAAATCAACGGCCCGGCAAGCGCCAAACAGATACTCAGCGAAATCAAATCTTCCATGAATGCAACTGCAGAGAAAATGTCCACCTTTGCTTTTGGAAAAAAAGTGATTGTCATCGGCATCCTGCTATCCGTTTTCCAGCAGTTTGTCGGCATCAATGTAGCTCTCTATTACGCTCCGCGCATTTTTGAAAGCATGGGCGCTGCAAAGGATGCTTCCATGCTGCAGACGATCGTCATGGGACTTGTCAACGTCATCTTCACTGTTATCGCCATCATGACTGTGGATAAATGGGGACGCAAGCCGCTCCTCATCATCGGCTCGATCGGAATGGCCATCGGCATGTTCGGTGTCGCGGGCCTCGCTTTTGCCAATATCATCGGCATCAGCACGCTTTTATTCATCATCGTGTATACCGCTTCCTTCATGATGTCCTGGGGGCCAATCTGCTGGGTGCTGATTTCCGAGATCTTCCCGAACCGCATCCGCGGACAGGCTGTGGCGATCGCGGTTGCCGCCCAATGGGGTGCCAACTATCTGGTCTCCTCCACCTACCCGATGATGATGGAATTCAGCGGCGGGATGACCTACGGCATTTATGGCCTGATGAGCGTCCTTTCCGCCATCTTCGTCTGGAAGTATGTGCCTGAAACGAAAGGCAAATCCCTAGAGCAGATGGAAAGCCTGTGGAAGGCGCCTGCCGAAACAAAGCGTTCTAAAGCAATGTAA
- a CDS encoding carbohydrate ABC transporter permease, translated as MNKVMSNKWIIALYVLPALLLIGILIFIPLILTGYYGLMDWDGIGAMEFIGLENYINAIQDGKFWDSAYHSFLLAVFSTLSLVIYLAISMILASRIKGADLLRKIYLIPMLLSSVAIAQLWIKVFNPTNGMLNSILMAFGVDNPPAWLAEPSIVLYAIFIPILWQYAGFYILIYYAALKNIPESLVEAARIDGATPLQIAWKIKLPLIMGVVKVTIVLAVVGSLKYFDLIYVMTGGGPNGASEVMASYMYKLAFASNDFGYGSAIGFLLLIITLIVTVIVRKATATKEEIQY; from the coding sequence ATGAATAAAGTAATGTCAAACAAGTGGATTATCGCATTATACGTTCTCCCTGCACTCCTTCTGATTGGTATCCTCATCTTCATCCCTCTGATCTTGACCGGTTATTACGGCCTGATGGACTGGGATGGCATCGGAGCTATGGAGTTCATAGGGCTGGAAAACTATATCAATGCCATCCAGGATGGGAAGTTTTGGGACAGTGCCTACCATTCTTTCCTGCTGGCCGTATTTTCAACGCTGAGCCTGGTCATCTATCTGGCCATCTCAATGATATTGGCATCCCGGATCAAAGGGGCAGATTTGCTGAGAAAAATCTACCTGATCCCGATGCTGCTGTCATCTGTAGCGATCGCACAGCTGTGGATCAAGGTGTTCAACCCGACCAACGGAATGCTCAACAGCATCCTGATGGCCTTCGGTGTGGATAATCCTCCAGCATGGCTGGCAGAACCGTCAATCGTTCTTTATGCGATTTTTATTCCTATCTTGTGGCAATACGCAGGGTTTTACATTTTGATTTACTATGCAGCACTCAAGAACATTCCGGAATCATTGGTTGAGGCAGCAAGGATCGATGGGGCCACACCGCTCCAGATCGCCTGGAAAATCAAGCTCCCATTGATCATGGGTGTTGTGAAAGTAACGATTGTGCTTGCTGTAGTCGGGTCACTGAAATACTTTGACCTGATATATGTAATGACCGGCGGCGGCCCAAATGGCGCCAGTGAGGTTATGGCATCTTATATGTATAAACTGGCTTTCGCAAGCAATGACTTCGGATACGGCAGTGCCATCGGCTTCCTGCTCCTGATCATTACGCTGATAGTGACAGTGATTGTGCGCAAGGCAACAGCTACTAAAGAAGAAATTCAATATTAA
- the xylB gene encoding xylulokinase, with the protein MKYVIGVDLGTSAVKILLVDQKGNVVQEVSKDYPLIQEKTGYSEQDPKEWVDQTAAGLSELLQKFGGNPEDIEGLSFSGQMHGLVLLDENNEVLRNAILWNDTRTTAQCREIYDRVGEERLLEITKNPALEGFTLPKLLWVKEHEPEIYEKAKTFVLPKDYVRFKLTDELQMEYSDAAGTLLLDIAKKEWSSEICDILDIDTALCPPLVGSHKKTGNITPEFSAATGLPASVQVFAGGADNACGAIGSGILEEGKTLCSIGTSGVVLSYESSSDKDFGGKVHYFNHGAEDVFYTMGVTLAAGHSLSWFRNVFAAEESFEELLAEAGTVPPGSNGLLFTPYISGERTPHADASIRASFIGMDSSHERKDFVRAVMEGITFSLNESLAIFRENGKKIDTIVSTGGGTKNEDWLQMQADIFNSKIVKLSSEQGPGMGAAMIAAYGSGWFSSLKECGDAFLKVEKEFVPDAGNVEIYQELFLVYQEVYGQTKALNEKLLAYRK; encoded by the coding sequence ATGAAATATGTAATCGGCGTTGACTTAGGAACAAGCGCGGTAAAAATATTGCTGGTCGATCAAAAGGGGAATGTGGTCCAGGAGGTTTCCAAGGACTATCCCCTGATCCAGGAGAAGACCGGCTACAGCGAGCAGGATCCGAAAGAGTGGGTAGATCAGACAGCTGCAGGGCTGTCTGAACTGCTCCAAAAATTTGGCGGAAATCCGGAAGACATTGAGGGACTCAGTTTTTCCGGGCAGATGCACGGCCTTGTCCTTCTGGATGAGAACAATGAAGTGCTTCGCAATGCCATTCTTTGGAATGATACAAGGACGACGGCACAGTGCCGTGAGATCTACGATCGGGTCGGCGAAGAGAGGCTGCTTGAGATTACGAAGAATCCGGCACTAGAAGGTTTTACTTTGCCGAAACTGCTTTGGGTGAAAGAGCATGAGCCGGAGATCTATGAAAAGGCGAAAACCTTTGTCCTTCCGAAGGATTATGTAAGGTTCAAGCTGACCGATGAGCTGCAGATGGAATATTCCGATGCAGCGGGGACTTTGTTATTGGACATTGCGAAAAAAGAATGGAGCAGCGAGATCTGCGATATTCTCGATATTGACACAGCACTTTGCCCGCCATTGGTGGGATCTCATAAAAAGACGGGGAATATCACTCCTGAGTTCTCAGCAGCGACCGGCCTTCCGGCTTCTGTCCAGGTATTTGCCGGCGGTGCCGACAATGCCTGCGGAGCGATCGGCTCCGGTATCCTTGAGGAGGGGAAAACCCTTTGCAGCATCGGTACGTCTGGTGTGGTCCTTTCTTATGAAAGCAGCAGCGATAAAGATTTCGGTGGAAAAGTCCATTATTTCAATCATGGGGCCGAGGACGTTTTTTACACGATGGGAGTCACCCTTGCAGCAGGCCACAGCCTGAGCTGGTTCCGGAATGTATTCGCAGCGGAAGAGAGCTTTGAGGAACTGCTGGCTGAAGCAGGAACTGTCCCTCCAGGATCGAACGGACTGCTGTTCACGCCTTACATATCCGGGGAGCGCACTCCGCATGCGGACGCAAGCATACGGGCAAGCTTCATCGGGATGGACAGCTCTCATGAACGCAAGGATTTCGTCCGTGCCGTTATGGAAGGAATCACTTTCTCGCTGAACGAATCTTTGGCTATCTTCAGAGAGAATGGGAAAAAGATCGATACCATCGTATCTACCGGCGGCGGCACGAAGAATGAAGATTGGCTGCAAATGCAGGCGGATATTTTCAACAGCAAAATTGTTAAGCTTTCGAGCGAGCAGGGTCCTGGCATGGGTGCCGCTATGATTGCGGCTTATGGCAGCGGGTGGTTTTCTTCTCTGAAGGAGTGCGGCGATGCATTCCTGAAGGTCGAAAAAGAATTTGTCCCTGATGCAGGAAATGTGGAGATTTACCAAGAATTATTCCTTGTATACCAGGAAGTCTACGGGCAGACAAAAGCACTTAATGAAAAGCTGCTGGCCTATCGAAAATAA
- a CDS encoding carbohydrate ABC transporter permease, with product MKRAGYFILYLCLAIVAIFQVFPVIWLFLFSLKNNQEIFSKSPFSLPTEFRWENYSKVWEGGIGIYFWNSIWITGVAILLTVILASMATFAITRMQWKLSKLVLGLFMVGLMIPIHSAIIPLFSMFLNVNLIDNPWSIVITYTAYNLPITMMILLGFYYTLPREIEEAAIMDGCSVHRMFFKIILPMTIPIMSTTVIINMIYNWNEFVFVNTFISSDQYKTLTVGIQNFIGQYMTDWGAIGATLIISVLPILLAFLFFSNKVVEGISSSAVKG from the coding sequence ATGAAACGAGCAGGTTACTTCATACTCTATCTTTGCCTGGCCATCGTAGCCATCTTTCAGGTCTTCCCGGTCATTTGGCTGTTCCTGTTTTCTTTAAAAAATAATCAGGAAATCTTCTCAAAATCCCCTTTCTCGCTGCCAACTGAATTCAGGTGGGAAAATTACAGCAAAGTATGGGAAGGCGGCATTGGAATCTATTTCTGGAACAGCATCTGGATTACAGGTGTGGCCATCCTCCTAACCGTAATCCTGGCGAGCATGGCGACTTTTGCGATTACAAGGATGCAGTGGAAGCTGAGCAAATTGGTGCTTGGGCTATTCATGGTCGGGCTGATGATCCCGATCCATTCAGCGATCATTCCGCTGTTCAGCATGTTCTTAAATGTAAATCTGATCGACAATCCATGGTCAATCGTCATTACGTATACGGCTTATAATCTGCCGATTACGATGATGATCCTCCTCGGCTTTTATTACACTTTGCCAAGGGAAATTGAAGAAGCGGCGATTATGGACGGCTGTTCAGTCCACAGGATGTTTTTCAAGATCATCCTGCCTATGACGATCCCGATCATGTCGACCACTGTGATCATCAATATGATCTATAACTGGAATGAGTTTGTTTTCGTCAATACCTTTATCAGTTCTGATCAGTATAAAACCCTTACGGTCGGAATCCAGAATTTCATCGGCCAGTATATGACTGATTGGGGCGCAATCGGCGCGACTCTCATCATCAGTGTGCTGCCAATCCTGCTGGCATTCCTTTTCTTCAGCAATAAAGTTGTTGAAGGCATCTCTTCAAGTGCAGTTAAAGGATAA
- a CDS encoding aldo/keto reductase translates to MKYNQLGNTDLKVSELSFGTWAIGGSWGKTDDGEALKALEQAMDAGVNFFDTADVYGDGHSEELLAKATKGKEDSIHIATKFCRSADIYDPATYSMDSVRSFCENSLKRLDREAIDLYQIHCPPMEILKDGSVFEVLEQLKQEGKIRYYGVSVETVEEGIFCLENTKASALQVIFNLLRQKPLDELFPMAMEKKVGILARVPLASGLLTGKFSKDTTFEQDDHRNFNRNGEAFNVGETFGGLDFEKGVELSEQVKWMEEGRGSMAGAAIKWILQQPEVSTVIPGFRNVKQVESNLEALDAKPFSEEELQKLKDFYQKEVHAHIRGVY, encoded by the coding sequence ATGAAATATAATCAGCTGGGCAATACCGACTTGAAAGTAAGTGAACTGAGTTTCGGCACTTGGGCGATCGGCGGTTCATGGGGCAAGACAGATGACGGGGAAGCGCTAAAAGCCCTGGAACAGGCAATGGACGCGGGCGTTAATTTCTTTGATACGGCTGACGTGTATGGAGACGGGCATAGCGAGGAGCTTTTGGCGAAGGCCACGAAAGGGAAGGAAGATTCCATTCATATCGCTACAAAGTTCTGCCGCAGCGCTGATATTTATGATCCTGCAACCTATTCAATGGATAGTGTCCGGTCTTTTTGTGAAAACAGCTTGAAAAGGCTGGATCGGGAGGCAATCGACCTTTATCAGATCCATTGTCCGCCTATGGAAATTCTTAAAGATGGCAGTGTTTTCGAAGTGCTTGAGCAGCTGAAGCAGGAAGGGAAGATCCGCTATTATGGCGTCAGTGTGGAAACGGTCGAGGAAGGGATCTTCTGCCTGGAGAATACGAAGGCAAGCGCGCTGCAGGTCATTTTCAACCTGTTAAGGCAAAAGCCGCTGGATGAGCTTTTCCCAATGGCGATGGAAAAGAAGGTAGGGATTCTTGCGCGTGTACCTCTGGCTAGCGGGCTTCTGACAGGAAAATTCTCAAAGGATACCACGTTTGAGCAGGATGACCACCGCAACTTCAACCGCAACGGGGAAGCCTTTAATGTCGGCGAAACATTCGGCGGACTTGATTTCGAAAAAGGCGTGGAGCTGAGCGAGCAGGTGAAGTGGATGGAAGAAGGCAGGGGAAGCATGGCAGGAGCAGCCATCAAATGGATTCTTCAGCAGCCGGAGGTGAGCACAGTCATCCCGGGCTTCCGGAATGTGAAGCAGGTGGAGAGCAATCTCGAAGCACTGGATGCAAAGCCGTTCAGTGAAGAAGAACTGCAGAAGTTGAAGGACTTTTATCAGAAGGAAGTGCATGCCCATATCCGGGGCGTTTATTAA
- a CDS encoding YesL family protein, producing the protein MASSVLYRIFEWITRFAYMNLLWILFTLAGGILFGFFPSTLAMFAITRDWLRGKTDTPLFPSFLSYYKKDFWKGNRLGLIIIITGSLAGFNLWFTQAGFDVLTWAHVPLLAFLMIFLLFLLYLFPVFVHFDLNVRQLIKQALLIMLVNPLHTVLMILCLASLYFITQLAPALAFIFGGSSAAFIIMWLCLHAFNRIQRKQTKQKALSPD; encoded by the coding sequence ATGGCAAGCAGCGTTTTATACCGGATATTTGAATGGATCACCCGTTTCGCTTATATGAATCTCTTATGGATACTATTCACTCTTGCAGGAGGCATCCTCTTTGGATTCTTTCCCTCCACCCTCGCCATGTTTGCCATCACAAGGGACTGGCTGAGGGGGAAAACAGACACACCCCTATTCCCCAGCTTCCTTTCATATTATAAAAAGGATTTCTGGAAGGGCAATCGCCTGGGCCTCATTATCATCATCACCGGTTCCCTGGCCGGCTTCAATCTTTGGTTCACCCAGGCCGGTTTTGATGTGCTCACCTGGGCCCATGTCCCTTTGCTCGCGTTCCTGATGATTTTTCTGCTGTTTCTTCTTTATCTTTTTCCAGTATTTGTACATTTTGATTTGAATGTCAGGCAGCTCATCAAACAGGCCCTGCTGATCATGCTCGTCAATCCGCTCCACACCGTATTGATGATTCTCTGCCTTGCTTCGCTTTACTTTATCACTCAGCTGGCCCCGGCGCTTGCCTTTATCTTCGGCGGGAGTTCAGCCGCTTTTATCATCATGTGGCTCTGCCTCCATGCCTTCAATAGAATTCAGCGGAAGCAGACCAAACAAAAAGCACTTTCTCCTGATTGA
- a CDS encoding ROK family transcriptional regulator translates to MELLKMRLTQTYNQHVVKKGNKSLVLQTIQEYTPISRADIANLTGLNKGTVSSQVSELLSEGLILESGPGVSSGGRRPVMLLFNQVAGYSIGIDIGVNYILGILTDLQGKICSEELIKFNDLTFDEIKEELFKIVDTLIGSMPKSRYGLVGIGIGVPGTVSTEGEILLAPNLNWRHIDLKSVMTEKYNVPILIENEANAGAYGEKKFGAGQEANNIIYVSIGIGIGVGLILNGELYKGNNGFSGELGHMTIETGGPVCRCGNQGCWELYASEKALVESASRNEIQPEDGQKLSLESLNELAENGDAGVIRIFEGIGGYIGVGINNIINIFNPEQVIIGNRLASSSKWLEEPLKKKLVHALSTHKKDLKIDFSQLSTHAAALGAAAYASENFLTIDIQEV, encoded by the coding sequence ATGGAGCTTTTAAAAATGAGGCTGACCCAGACCTACAACCAGCATGTTGTAAAAAAAGGCAATAAGTCGTTAGTTCTGCAGACCATCCAGGAGTATACCCCTATTTCAAGGGCGGATATCGCCAACCTGACCGGATTGAATAAAGGGACCGTCTCCTCCCAGGTGAGCGAGCTGCTCAGTGAAGGCCTGATCCTTGAATCAGGGCCAGGTGTTTCAAGCGGCGGGCGCAGGCCTGTTATGCTGCTCTTCAACCAGGTTGCCGGCTATTCCATCGGCATTGACATCGGCGTCAACTATATTCTTGGGATCCTGACCGACCTTCAGGGAAAAATCTGCAGTGAGGAACTGATAAAGTTCAATGACCTGACTTTTGACGAAATAAAAGAAGAGCTATTCAAAATTGTCGATACCCTGATCGGTTCAATGCCGAAAAGCCGTTATGGACTGGTCGGGATCGGCATCGGCGTGCCAGGCACCGTCAGCACGGAAGGCGAAATCCTCCTTGCACCCAACCTGAATTGGCGGCATATCGACCTGAAATCAGTGATGACAGAGAAGTACAATGTTCCCATCCTGATTGAAAATGAAGCTAATGCAGGGGCATATGGAGAGAAGAAATTCGGTGCCGGCCAGGAAGCCAATAATATCATCTATGTAAGCATCGGCATCGGAATTGGCGTCGGCCTCATTTTAAACGGAGAGCTTTATAAAGGAAATAATGGATTCTCCGGTGAACTTGGCCATATGACAATTGAAACGGGCGGACCTGTATGCCGATGCGGCAACCAGGGCTGCTGGGAGCTTTATGCTTCTGAAAAAGCATTGGTCGAATCTGCGTCAAGGAATGAAATCCAGCCGGAGGATGGGCAGAAGCTTTCACTTGAAAGCCTGAATGAACTGGCTGAAAACGGGGATGCCGGGGTCATCCGTATTTTCGAAGGGATCGGCGGCTACATCGGGGTGGGAATCAATAATATCATCAATATCTTCAACCCTGAGCAGGTTATCATCGGCAACCGCCTCGCCTCTTCTTCCAAGTGGCTGGAGGAACCGCTGAAGAAGAAGCTGGTCCATGCGCTTTCCACTCACAAAAAGGATCTTAAGATTGATTTTTCCCAGTTATCCACCCATGCTGCTGCATTGGGAGCGGCCGCTTATGCAAGCGAAAACTTCCTGACCATCGATATCCAGGAAGTCTAA
- the xylA gene encoding xylose isomerase: MAYFNIEKIKYEGSASTNPFAFKFYNPEEKIGGKTMEEILRFGVAYWHTFTMDGSDPFGTGTMLRPWDKFTGMDLAKARVEAAFEFFEKLDVPFFCFHDVDIAPEGSSLRETNQNLDIIVSMIKDYMKDSKTKLLWNTANNFTNPRFVHGAATSNSADIFAYAAAKIKKGLEVGKELGAENYVFWGGREGYETLLNTDMKLEMDNLGRFMHMAVDYAKEIGFDAQFLIEPKPKEPTTHQYDFDVATGYAFLQHYGLQDHFKFNIEANHATLAGHTFEHELHYARVNNMLGSVDANQGDPLLGWDTDEFPTDLYSTTLAMIEILKNGGLGRGGLNFDAKVRRGSFEPEDLFHAHIAGMDSFAVGLKVAQKLIDDKVLDNVVENRYKSYTEGIGLEIVEGRTDFHKLEEHALGLAEVKHQSGRLESIKATINQYLLRAYAGE; this comes from the coding sequence ATGGCTTATTTTAACATTGAAAAGATTAAATATGAAGGTTCAGCATCAACCAATCCATTTGCGTTTAAATTTTATAACCCGGAGGAAAAAATCGGCGGCAAAACAATGGAAGAAATCCTGCGTTTTGGTGTAGCTTACTGGCATACGTTCACAATGGACGGCTCCGATCCGTTTGGAACTGGAACAATGCTCCGCCCTTGGGATAAGTTCACGGGAATGGATCTGGCAAAAGCGCGCGTTGAAGCAGCCTTTGAATTTTTTGAAAAGCTGGATGTGCCATTCTTCTGCTTCCATGATGTCGATATTGCTCCAGAAGGAAGCAGCCTGAGAGAAACCAACCAAAATTTAGATATCATCGTCAGCATGATTAAAGATTATATGAAGGACAGCAAAACAAAGCTGCTTTGGAATACGGCGAATAACTTCACGAACCCACGCTTCGTCCATGGTGCTGCAACTTCAAACAGCGCGGATATTTTCGCGTATGCAGCAGCGAAAATCAAGAAAGGCCTTGAGGTCGGAAAAGAACTCGGCGCAGAAAACTATGTGTTCTGGGGCGGCCGTGAAGGCTATGAAACTCTCTTAAACACAGACATGAAGCTTGAAATGGATAACCTTGGCCGCTTCATGCACATGGCAGTGGATTATGCGAAGGAAATCGGCTTTGACGCCCAATTCCTGATCGAGCCTAAGCCAAAAGAGCCGACAACTCATCAATACGATTTCGATGTGGCGACAGGGTATGCATTCCTGCAGCATTACGGATTGCAGGACCACTTCAAATTCAATATTGAAGCAAACCATGCAACACTGGCCGGCCATACATTCGAACATGAGCTTCACTATGCACGTGTAAACAATATGCTCGGCTCAGTAGATGCCAACCAGGGCGATCCATTGCTTGGCTGGGATACAGATGAGTTCCCGACAGACTTGTATTCTACTACACTTGCAATGATCGAAATCCTTAAAAATGGCGGACTTGGCCGCGGCGGACTCAACTTCGACGCGAAAGTGAGAAGGGGTTCATTTGAGCCTGAAGATCTGTTCCACGCCCATATCGCCGGAATGGACAGCTTTGCGGTTGGCCTGAAGGTCGCACAGAAGCTGATTGATGACAAGGTGCTGGACAATGTGGTTGAAAACCGCTATAAGAGCTATACAGAAGGCATCGGCCTTGAGATCGTTGAAGGCAGGACAGATTTCCATAAGCTTGAGGAGCATGCATTGGGCTTGGCTGAAGTGAAGCACCAGTCCGGCCGCCTCGAAAGCATCAAGGCTACGATCAATCAATATCTGTTAAGGGCTTATGCGGGAGAGTAA
- a CDS encoding extracellular solute-binding protein has protein sequence MRKKKAITTVFAIFSSLALITGCSGSDEKASGGSGDEKTIEFMHLWPEGSSKLHNEIVSGIIEDFESEHPDVKVDLEVLSNEQYKDKLKVLSTSNQLPDVGLTWAAGFLDPYVSGKKFTPLDDLLEGDLKDKFVSGTAEAYEVDGSTYGLPLELNIATVFYNKAIFEKYGLEAPKTYEEFQNVVETLDKNGVAPIALGNKDRWTGSLWYMYLADRIGGGDVLTKAIDRSGSFEDPALVSAAEKVQELVDMNAFVKGFNGLADEEAKSMFMNEQAAMYLIATWDLPNYTTNEDVPQEFRDSVGYFNFPTVDGKGDMDSFVGGPGVGLFVAEDSDVKEEAKEFASYFIQQWGEKSVTDAGVIPATKVDAASLDLPDMYVDVLEDLNSASNITLFADVQMSADTAQVHLDMIQSLFGKEVSPEDFAKAHEEALSKE, from the coding sequence TTGAGAAAGAAGAAAGCGATTACAACAGTCTTTGCCATTTTTTCCTCCCTTGCCCTGATTACAGGCTGTTCAGGATCCGACGAAAAAGCGAGCGGCGGCTCCGGTGATGAGAAAACAATTGAATTCATGCACCTTTGGCCTGAAGGAAGCTCTAAACTGCACAACGAAATTGTAAGCGGAATCATTGAGGATTTTGAAAGCGAGCACCCGGATGTGAAAGTGGACCTGGAAGTGCTGAGCAATGAGCAGTATAAAGATAAGCTGAAAGTATTATCAACTTCTAACCAATTGCCTGATGTAGGACTGACATGGGCTGCAGGATTCCTGGACCCTTATGTAAGCGGAAAGAAATTCACCCCGCTGGATGACCTTCTTGAAGGAGATTTAAAAGATAAATTCGTATCCGGCACAGCAGAAGCATATGAAGTCGATGGAAGCACATATGGACTGCCGCTAGAATTGAACATTGCAACAGTATTCTATAATAAAGCTATTTTTGAAAAATATGGACTGGAAGCGCCTAAAACTTATGAAGAGTTTCAGAATGTAGTAGAAACATTGGATAAAAACGGCGTTGCTCCAATAGCGCTTGGAAACAAAGACCGCTGGACCGGGTCTCTATGGTATATGTATCTGGCTGACCGGATCGGCGGCGGAGATGTCCTGACAAAAGCGATCGACCGCAGCGGTTCATTTGAAGACCCTGCCCTGGTTTCAGCTGCTGAAAAGGTGCAGGAGCTGGTTGATATGAATGCGTTTGTCAAAGGCTTCAACGGTCTTGCCGATGAAGAAGCGAAGAGCATGTTCATGAACGAACAGGCAGCTATGTACCTGATTGCCACATGGGATCTGCCGAATTACACAACCAATGAAGACGTTCCTCAGGAATTCAGGGATTCTGTCGGCTACTTCAACTTCCCGACCGTTGACGGAAAAGGTGACATGGACAGCTTTGTAGGCGGTCCTGGTGTAGGGTTATTCGTTGCGGAGGATTCCGATGTAAAGGAAGAAGCAAAGGAATTTGCCTCCTACTTCATCCAGCAGTGGGGAGAAAAGTCAGTGACAGATGCAGGCGTCATCCCGGCAACGAAAGTGGATGCGGCGTCACTTGACCTTCCTGATATGTATGTCGATGTCCTGGAAGACCTGAACTCTGCCAGCAATATCACGCTTTTTGCAGATGTGCAGATGAGTGCAGATACAGCCCAGGTGCATTTGGATATGATTCAGTCGCTGTTTGGAAAAGAAGTGTCTCCTGAAGACTTTGCCAAGGCGCACGAAGAAGCGCTGTCCAAAGAATAA